One Aphidius gifuensis isolate YNYX2018 linkage group LG5, ASM1490517v1, whole genome shotgun sequence genomic region harbors:
- the LOC122857552 gene encoding uncharacterized protein LOC122857552 codes for MDRRTTHTILREKYNKILRSIEINNDQSEIQSTIIDIRREISNFNSQLRDLPSAHRKLTQTTVIILTRILIKIENHQRRGAGARSNAVGSQSIQSQRPRIQWVEQENVFNNRMSTAAIININHKDVTTFLDDAKGLLIQKVNSHLHEKNSLKINTVLAANFEMIKDDVIQTVTKYFSDGSITILQSTDLDSQFSENFEILKTDLENMEDKGSGWTLKEIIHLEVQINEYIPLQGGNSSYIDLPQWIINTRSVVNIQNLDNMCFVWSVLAGLYNVKEHANRVSTY; via the coding sequence ATGGATAGACGAACGACACATACGATTCTacgagaaaaatataataaaatcctacgatcaattgaaataaataacgaTCAATCAGAAATTCAGTcaacaattattgatattagACGGGAAATTTCCAACTTCAATTCTCAGCTTCGGGATTTGCCAAGTGCACATCGAAAATTGACACAAACAACGGTTATCATATTAAcaagaattttaataaaaattgaaaaccaTCAAAGACGTGGTGCAGGTGCAAGATCAAACGCAGTTGGTAGTCAATCAATTCAGTCACAGAGGCCAAGAATTCAGTGGGTTGAACAAGAAAATGTGTTTAATAACCGTATGTCAACTGCTGCAATCATTAATATAAATCACAAAGATGTCACTACTTTTCTAGATGATGCAAAAGGTCTTCTTATTCAGAAGGTAAATTCacatttacatgaaaaaaattcacttaaaattaatacagTATTAGCTGCTAATTTTGAGATGATAAAAGATGATGTTATTCAAACTGttactaaatattttagtGATGGTAGTATAACGATTTTGCAGTCAACAGATCTTGACAGTCAATTTTCTGAAAACtttgaaatattgaaaacTGATTTAGAAAATATGGAAGATAAAGGCTCTGGTTGGACATTGAAAGAGATTATTCATTTGGAAGtacaaattaatgaatatattccACTGCAGGGAGGAAATTCATCATACATTGATCTTCCACAGTGGATTATAAATACACGCTCTGttgttaatattcaaaatttagacaatatgTGCTTCGTTTGGTCTGTATTAGCTGGATTGTACAATGTTAAAGAACATGCCAACAGGGTTAGCACATATTAG
- the LOC122857547 gene encoding lactosylceramide 4-alpha-galactosyltransferase-like isoform X4 — protein MFCVTLCVTELDLVTESLNERSIFFHETSCFGTGTIYLTSRQLCAIESAAHMNPNMTIYLLVLSHSNVSEITRKSIMVLSSAYNNIEIYRIVIDDYIENTPLEKWWNSRILEFSQWPRSHASDVLRYLTLWKYGGIYLDLDFVIISSLQNLTNFAGAEDWENVAAGAIGLTKTSMLGRKIADACIRDLKKNFRGNDWGNNGPGVITRALQKICATKYTYQLRGDYKEL, from the exons ATGTTCTGTGTAACTTTGTGTGTAACTGAATTAG atCTTGTGACGGAAAGTTTGAATGAACGGAGTATCTTCTTTCACGAAACATCCTGTTTCGGTACCGGCACTATTTATCTGACTTCAAGACAACTGTGCGCCATCGAGTCTGCAGCCCACATGAATCCGAACATGACAATATACCTTTTAGTACTAAGTCACTCAAATGTATCAGAGATAACTCGCAAGTCGATAATGGTTCTATCATCCGCTTATAATAACATTGAAATTTATCGTATTGTCATCGATGATTATATCGAAAATACTCCACTCGAAAAGTGGTGGAATAGCAGGATATTGGAATTCAGTCAGTGGCCTAGAAGTCATGCCTCTGATGTTCTACGGTATTTAACACTATGGAAATATGGAGGAATCTACCTTGATTTagattttgtaattatttc atcaCTGCAGAACTTGACAAACTTTGCAGGTGCTGAGGATTGGGAGAATGTTGCGGCTGGAGCTATTGGATTAACAAAAACATCGATGTTAGGTCGGAAAATAGCTGATGCTTGTATTcgagacttaaaaaaaaattttcgtggTAATGATTGGGGCAATAATGGGCCAGGAGTAATCACACGAGCACTCCAAAAAATTTGTGCAACTAAATAT